TACTAGCTTTAGCAACGTATCTATTTAAAACTAAACTAAAACCTATCGAGAGCCTTAGCCAAAAACGGAGAGTTGGTTCCAAAAAAGCGGCTAAAAGAGGGGGCTTTTCTTACTCTTAGTTATAGTGTTAGCAGGGGTTCTCCTTTGATCGTCTGAAGAAGAGTCATGGCTTTCTCGACACGTTCCTCGGGTCCTTCGATCAGTAGTCTCACAGCACCTTCTGCTCCCGCTATCCCGCCTGAAGCCACTAGAGTAGCGTCCACGCCCGTTAGGATTTTTAAGGCCTCTATCTCTGTGACTATTAAACCGGTCACCGGCATCAGAGAAGGCCCCTCCGAGTCTGGGCTGTTCATCCTCCTAGCCAGCTCCCATATGCTCTCGTAGACTAGCTTCTCAAGCCCCACAGGTAGGACTAGATGTATCTTCTTACCCACTATGTAGCCTACCGTCCTACCTATGGTTCCCCCGTCTTCGCTTCCTATGAGTATCCCCGCGGCTTTCTCCCTGTAGTTCAAGGCGTTCGCCCCCTTTATGTAGACATCTCCTCTACCCATCTTCTCCACGGCCGTGAACCTGTCTAGGCTTTCATCCACGACCCCCCTGACGAGAACGACATCCCTCATAGGTTTAGGCTTAGGTAGCCCCGATGTCAAGGGCTCGTCGGGAGTCACCACACCGGTCAGATAGGCACGTTTATCTATCTTCTTGGATAGAAGCTCCTCCACGATGTAGCTATTCGTCGAACCCTTAGCGACTACGATTATTCCATCCCGTAAAGCCCTCTTAACGACATCCATGGCAGCTACAGCCTTGGCGATGAGCCTCTTAGACTCAGAAACCGTTAAAACAACCTGCCTCTTCACCATAGACACCTCGTATAGACAATATGGGTGGAGAGATAAAAGCCTCAACGTTCACTAACTATGTATAGACCACGGGAAGTTTTATCACGAAGGTCCTATGATGGTATTTACGGTGTCGGTCTCCTTGCTGGTTTTCGACGTGATAATACGTGGCGGCTTGATCCTAGACGGCTCCGGAGCTTTAGGTTTTAAGGCAGATGTCGGAATAGTGGATGACGAGATTAGGCGGGTCGGAGACCTTTCAGGATGTAGCGCCGAAAAGATCTTGGACGCGTCGGGGCTTGTGGTCGCCCCAGGCTTCATAGACATACATAACCACAGCGACCTATCGATATTTCTCATACCTACGGCCGATAACTATGTGCTACAAGGTGTTACGACCCTGGTCGTCGGAAACTGCGGCTGTACGCCGGCCCCCATCACGGATATGAACCTACGACACGTTAAAGACGCCTACAAGCCCTACTCGGAGTCTGTGACGATGAGGTGGCGGAGCTTCGGCGAGTACATGAAGGCCTTAGATGAGCTCGAGAAGAGCGTTAACATAGCCCCTCTAGTCGGTCAAGGAACCGTTAGGACGGCTGTTCTAGGGGCTGAAGACGTTAAGCCTAACGAGGCTCAGCTTAGGGAGATGAAAGAGCTCGTGGAGGAGGCTATGAAAGCCGGGGCCTTCGGCTTATCGACGGGCCTCATATATCTACCCGGCATGTTCACAGACATGTGGGAGCTCGTCGAGCTAGCTAAAACCGCGGCTAGATACGGTGGATTATATGCATCGCATATAAGGGACGAGGGTCTACGGGTGGTAGACGCGGTTCTAGAGGCCATATCCATAGGGGTTCAAGCCGGTTTAGGCGTGGAGATTTCGCATCTCAAAGCCTCCGGCACCTCAGCGTGGGGTAAAACCTCAAGGCTTCTTGCGTTGATCGAAGACTACGCCGAGAGGGGCTTCGACGTATCGGCAGACGCATACCCGTATACGGCGGCTTCGACCGGGTTAGCGTCGCTTTTACCCTCCTGGGTTAGAGAAGGAGGAACCGAGGAGATGCTTAAGCGATTACAAAACCCTAAAGTCCTGGAGAGGATCCGCGAGGAGTTTAAACGCTATGGAGTTATGGGTGACAGATACGTCGAGTGGAGCCGGATAGTCATATCCCACTCTCCTAGCCACGGGGAAGCCGAAGGTAGGGCTCTCAGCAAACTCGCAGATGATTGGAGCCTAACGCCTTTGGAGACTGTTGCTAAGCTTCTCATAGATGATGAAGGCGTTACGGGTATGATCCTACACGTCATGTGCGAAGAGGATGTCGAGAGAGTGGTCGCTCATCCATTGGTCGCTGTAGGTAGCGACGGTTATGTCAGAAGATTCGGGGAGGGTAAGCCTCACCCCAGAAATTACGGGGCTTTCCCGAGGGTTCTAGCCGAATACGTCAGAAGACGTAGACTGCTCACGCTCCCAGAAGCCGTCAGGAAGATGACGAGTCTACCTGCTAGGAAACTAAAGCTTTGGGATAGAGGTCTAATCCGGCCTGGGATGAAGGCGGATATAGTGGTCTTCAACCCACACACCGTAAGAGACACGGCGACTTTCGAGGATCCCCACCGCTATCCCCGAGGCATAGGGTATGTGCTGGTCAATGGGACTGTGGTGGTCGAGGACGGTAGACACACCGGAGCTAAGCCTGGTAGGGTCCTCAGAAAGAAGTCGTGAATGGTCGTCTGTCATAATCAACTTTAGATTTATCCCCGGTCGCTTTTCTTCCCACGATGCCCTGTGGCCATGAAGGCTAGGGTCACAATCAGAAAGACGACGCTCACTCGTATGACCTCCAGGTAGTAACCGTATGGCGATATCGATAGAATCGGCTTCACAACCTGGTCTACAGCCCAGTCCAGCTGAACCCCGGCATCGGTTAAAGGGTAGAGAGGTTTAACGGGCATCCCACCGGTTAGAGAGTCCATGAGAACGTGCACGAACGGTAGATATATCATACGTCTCGCCTCGTCACTTGTATACCCCAGCTTAAGCATGACCCTAGCTAACACCACCGCTAAAACCGTGAGCGATAGGGCTGAGTGTAGAAGCGCCCTATGCCAGGGTGTGAACGCGTCTATGTCAGGCATGAGAGATAGAAAAACGGCTAGAAGATAGTATTTAGCACCCCTCATATCCCAGGAAAGGCAAGCCACCAGACCGACCAGGCAAT
Above is a window of Candidatus Bathyarchaeota archaeon DNA encoding:
- a CDS encoding metal-dependent hydrolase yields the protein MPDGFTHCLVGLVACLSWDMRGAKYYLLAVFLSLMPDIDAFTPWHRALLHSALSLTVLAVVLARVMLKLGYTSDEARRMIYLPFVHVLMDSLTGGMPVKPLYPLTDAGVQLDWAVDQVVKPILSISPYGYYLEVIRVSVVFLIVTLAFMATGHRGKKSDRG
- a CDS encoding D-aminoacylase, with the protein product MSVSLLVFDVIIRGGLILDGSGALGFKADVGIVDDEIRRVGDLSGCSAEKILDASGLVVAPGFIDIHNHSDLSIFLIPTADNYVLQGVTTLVVGNCGCTPAPITDMNLRHVKDAYKPYSESVTMRWRSFGEYMKALDELEKSVNIAPLVGQGTVRTAVLGAEDVKPNEAQLREMKELVEEAMKAGAFGLSTGLIYLPGMFTDMWELVELAKTAARYGGLYASHIRDEGLRVVDAVLEAISIGVQAGLGVEISHLKASGTSAWGKTSRLLALIEDYAERGFDVSADAYPYTAASTGLASLLPSWVREGGTEEMLKRLQNPKVLERIREEFKRYGVMGDRYVEWSRIVISHSPSHGEAEGRALSKLADDWSLTPLETVAKLLIDDEGVTGMILHVMCEEDVERVVAHPLVAVGSDGYVRRFGEGKPHPRNYGAFPRVLAEYVRRRRLLTLPEAVRKMTSLPARKLKLWDRGLIRPGMKADIVVFNPHTVRDTATFEDPHRYPRGIGYVLVNGTVVVEDGRHTGAKPGRVLRKKS